A portion of the Calliphora vicina chromosome 5, idCalVici1.1, whole genome shotgun sequence genome contains these proteins:
- the LOC135961737 gene encoding odorant receptor 67c-like — translation MLKCLLYVGFANFNILVLGEIIFFYKAVQSKDTVLGAIAVAPCIGFSLVADFKQLALVRNKKTVQKHFDQMESIFPNTSKMQELNRLHYHERIMHRVMIIFSILCLAYTSTFSFYPACKSFVKYYFLGAEKFERKLGFLVWYPYDETANTWVYWLTYLGQVHGAYLAGVAFLSADLLLVTSVTQLNMHFNYLSMELEQYQPDARHEKKDLEFLNRIIKQHINCLELSEHVNIIFSFSLLLNFLTASLTICFIGFQVTTSSLEVIIMYCIFLLASMLQVFIVCYYGDELMTASLKVGDAAYNQNWFNASIRYKKMILLIIRRSQRPSCITPPTFTAVSFESYMKVISMSYRFFALLRTTYYDN, via the exons ATGTTAAAGTGTTTACTTTATGTGGGTTTTGCTAACTTCAATATCTTGGTGTTGggcgaaataatatttttctacaaGGCGGTCCAGTCCAAGGACACAGTTTTGGGTGCTATAGCTGTGGCCCCCTGTATTGGTTTCTCGCTGGTGGCAGATTTCAAGCAACTAGCTCTAGTGCGTAATAAGAAAACTGTACAAAAACATTTCGATCAAATGGAAAGCATTTTTCCAAATACCAGCAAAATGCAGGAGCTAAATCGTTTGCACTACCACGAACGTATTATGCATCGTGTCATGATTATATTCTCCATATTGTGCCTGGCCTATACATCAACGTTTAGTTTTTATCCTGCCTGTAAATCTTtcgtgaaatattattttttgggtgCCGAGAAATTTGAACGCAAACTGGGCTTTTTAGTTTGGTATCCCTATGATGAGACGGCTAATACTTGGGTGTATTGGTTGACATATTTGGGCCAGGTTCATGGTGCCTATTTGGCTGGTGTGGCATTTTTGTCGGCCGATTTATTGCTGGTTACCTCGGTCACTCAACTGAATATGCATTTCAATTACTTATCCATGGAATTGGAACAATATCAGCCGGATGCCAGGCATGAGAAGAAAGATTTGGAGTTTTTGAATCGTATTATTAAGCAGCATATTAATTGTTTGGA ACTCAGCGAACACGTCAATATCATCTTTAGTTTTTCACTGCTGCTCAACTTTTTGACTGCCTCATTGACGATTTGTTTTATCGGCTTCCAAGTGACCACCTCTAGTCTGGAAGTGATTATAATGTATTGTATATTCTTGTTGGCCTCCATGTTGCAAGTGTTCATAGTATGTTACTATGGAGATGAACTAATGACGGCG AGCTTAAAAGTTGGTGATGCTGCCTATAATCAAAATTGGTTTAATGCCAGCATTAGATACAAGAAAATGATATTGCTAATTATACGCCGAAGTCAACGACCCTCGTGTATAACACCGCCCACTTTTACTGCCGTGTCCTTTGAGTCGTATATGAAG GTCATTAGCATGTCTTATAGATTTTTCGCCTTAttaagaacaacatattatgacaactag
- the spag gene encoding RNA polymerase II-associated protein 3, with the protein MDAANKSIELQAQVRQNAEVVNNALNDLYNWEKEIKDKEREIQTQPESNTKDVNLTLPVRSHIKELDLKKSNSTTPSSTVSNGVTSKYDALLSPSSEKHDTPYDPVELKHKEANEIKDLGNKHVKMAEYPMAIEAYTKAIQMYPDDAVYYSNRALCYLKLEKYDECIEDCERAIDIDRLAVKAYYRRMMANESLGNNMDALKDCTTVLMIEPKNTEASRSLERINERLRKNVKSASGPNFSPLRTNLVDILPIDKPAYKRSTKPLSRIAIADVVGPKDSKNYENLTISDEDIDKLFNSNCGHFEEIKPSTNKESNMKLAATNVPKPSKMEEKKKETLPAINKQEDSNKITANEFSSKSERPLPPAPISTAQFYSNWKELTAQQKYQYLKSIPLEQLCKILGAGFDSDTLTDVIRTLHDFYLLQKDANTSATLLEVSKNKQVSILSLLMSNEERKALTEIVNSLKEINSIDTTSAEQIMKNFNLN; encoded by the exons ATGGATGCAGCCAACAAATCTATTGAACTTCAAGCCCAGGTACGACAAAACGCCGAAGTGGTAAACAATGCACTCAATGATTTGTACAATTGGGAAAAAGAAATCAAGGATAAGGAACGGGAAATACAAACACAGCCGGAAAGCAATACAAAAGATGTCAATTTG ACTTTGCCGGTACGTAGTCACATTAAGGAACtggatttgaaaaaatccaactCAACTACACCCTCCAGTACTGTGAGTAATGGTGTGACGTCCAAGTATGATGCTTTGCTGTCACCTTCGAGCGAAAAACATGATACACCTTACGATCCTGTGGAATTAAAACACAAAGAAGCCAATGAAATCAAAGATTTAGGCAATAAGCATGTCAAAATGGCTGAATATCCCATGGCCATAGAGGCCTACACTAAGGCCATACAAATGTATCCCGACGATGCGGTCTATTATAGCAATCGAGCTttgtgttatttaaaattagaaaa atATGATGAATGTATCGAGGATTGTGAACGTGCCATTGACATTGATCGTTTGGCGGTGAAAGCCTATTATCGGCGTATGATGGCCAATGAATCGTTGGGCAATAATATGGACGCCCTCAAAGATTGTACAACAGTATTAATGATTGAACCGAAAAATACAGAAGCTAGTCGCAGTCTTGAGCGTATCAATGAACGCTTGCGTAAAAAtg TCAAATCCGCAAGTGGTCCAAACTTTAGTCCTCTACGTACAAATTTGGTGGATATTTTACCCATCGACAAGCCAGCCTACAAACGTTCAACAAAACCTCTAAGTCGCATAGCTATTGCAGATGTAGTTGGTCCTAAGGAtagtaaaaattatgaaaatttaacaatttcagACGAAGACATCGATAAATTGTTCAATAGTAATTGTGGTCATTTTGAGGAAATAAAGCCATCCACTAATAAGGAAAGCAATATGAAATTGGCTGCTACTAATGTACCTAAACCTTCCAAAATGGAGGAAAAGAAAAAGGAAACTTTGCCGGCCATTAATAAACAAGAAGATTCTAATAAAATTACAGCAAATGAATTTAGTAGTAAAAGCGAG CGTCCTCTGCCACCTGCCCCCATTTCAACGGCTCAATTTTATTCCAACTGGAAAGAATTGACAGCTCAACAAAAGTATCAATATTTAAAG agtATTCCCCTTGAACAATTATGCAAAATATTGGGCGCTGGCTTTGACTCGGATACTTTAACTGACGTCATACGCACTTTGCATGATTTCTATTTGCTGCAAAAAGATGCCAACACTTCTGCCACATTATTGGAAgttagtaaaaataaacaggTGTCCATATTGTCCCTGCTAATGTCCAATGAGGAACGTAAAG CATTAACGGAAATTGTCAATTCCTTAAAGGAAATCAACTCCATAGATACTACCTCAGCTGAACAAATTATGaagaatttcaatttaaattaa